The genomic interval aatgggatgccggtgtagtgcacggcatcccgtcgtggctctCCGCTTCGGAGTAggatcaaatgaatgggcctactctggagggagGTGTTGAGAGGCAGACGTCGCGGCTGAATCATCCTGAAGAAATGGCATGACGATTCTTTTATCAGTGAgtggcaacatgctgctcacggaaaaaagtgtatcctggtggtctacatagacttccattgtgagggggcggattatgaggtggattccgtgccataatccgccccctctgtgcccgtgtgaactagcccttaggcttgcTTGCATCAGTATTGCTGATGTACATTTTATTTCTCAATTATATGCAATTGGTTATTATTCTGCCGTCGCACTGAAAATCAGTTCTCCAAGCATAGACTAGTGATCATATACAGCAGCCAATCACAAGTAGATGGGAATAACCGGTCATTACTCCAGACCCCAAGGCAGGACTTATGGGAACAGACAAGCAGTGCAGCTCTACGCTGTTACCGTAACCTTCTCAGAGGTGAATGGGaactacagaaacagcatagggGTGACTGGGCAGTATACTTTAGTGTGATTCCTCTGGCAACTTTATGAAGATGGACTTGACGGGAATAACTAAACTGAAAATGGATTAAACTATCATACGTACATGTCTAGAGATGAAACAAGACATGGGTCCAATTTCTGTGAACAGGCCAACCTAAAAATACAAATGAACACAAACATGTTTAACACGTAGATCTCCAGAACAGACATTACAGACTATTGTATATCCTTTACACTGGAAGCATACTATTGTATTTAACATTAAAAGGGCTGTACCAAGGTTTAAAAGGTGGCAGCAGTAAATCATTTATGATCTTTGTACCCTGTAGAGGAGATACAGTTTACAAATATACCTGTTATTCAGCATTGGACCCCAATTTCATGTAAATTACAGTGTTATCCATGTGTTTTTCCTGGGAATCTAAGTTTGAGACGCAAAACACGTTTCTTCTCagttgtatatgaataaaatacTAATTTACTTGACGGCGAGGTATATAGGGAAACTCTAGACTCACATCTACAAGATAGGAATCTATCATGTGGTAAGTGGTTGTGGTCCAACGACAGGGACTACCACCATACTACTGTATTTACCATAATAAAGCTACATTTCCAGTCGGGTACAAACTCAAGTATGTTTTGTGTTTTGCAGTGCAGCTTACACAAGTTCTATTCATTCCATTTACATTCAGGAATACATAAAAGGCAACCAAAAAAATGGAGGCTTTATCTCTGCACAGCGCTCTTACCTTGTTGACTTGGGTAACAACAGCATCTACTACTTCTCCCTTAAAGGGTCGGAAAACAATAGCCTTGTATTTGACTGGATATAGCACAAAGCCCCTACCAGGCTGGATAACACCAGCACCGATATTGTCAATGGTGGTGACCGCAATCACAAAACCGTATCTAGGGAAAAGAATAAATAGATAGTTGTGAAGATCTGGACATGAGATTAAAGCATTTGTCTAGGAATCCTAAAAGTTTCCAAGCCTAAAATGTGAGAATATTAAAACACACCCATGACTCGAGTGTTTCCTGATGGTCTCAGTCACTGGTTCTGATTCTgaaactattaaaagattatcacACATCTTATAATGTGCTGTACATGCATGAGAGCAATGCAACCAATGGCTGCCCACACAGAGGATGCTAGCATGCTACAAGTGTACAAGATGGGAAGACCACATCCTTCATTCACAGAGAATACAGTAGTGTAGATGAATTTTGCAGGATTCAAATGGACGACAGGTTTGAAGGAGCATATCAATGTGTACAACCCAGCGGTAACACTTACTTGCCAGTACATGTCCCTTCCACCTCTGTGAAAAGCTTTTGCTTTACTGTATTGAGAAGGTTTGGCCCAAAATATCTTGGGTGAAGGAGAATTTCATGTTCCAGGGAGATCTATGGCAAAAAAAAGTTACACTTCAAAGATATAGCTAGAAGTCACGGGTGTTCCTTGAATCGCTAAGCACGCCAAATAAACAATTACAATCTATCTGTATACCACATTGTGTACTGAAATAACTTATTCTATAAAAGGACAGAGATACTATAATTGGGGTAGGACAGAGCCTCATCTCTCTGACTGACCTCTCAGATGAACATGGCATCGGAGGGGTTACCCGTTTGTGATTAGCATTACCTCCGATGATGGACAACTCTTTGCGTCAgctgattaaaggggtattctggtcacAAGTTACCCCATAGCCACAGGATTAGGAGTAAGTTTCTGTTAGGTTGGTATCCAACCACTAGGACCCCTACCATTCGGGAGAACTGCTGTGTTTTGTACCACAATGTGAATAGAGAGGCTGAGCGTGCCATTCATTGCAGTGGGAATCACAGGTGATATGAGCACAGTCCGCTGGCTATCTCCAGTAGTTCCCACTGAAGTAAATGGAACAACAGCGCGCGTTTCCAACTTGCCATGGCGTGAGCCCACTGATCAGCAACTTAGCCCCCTACCCgctttttttattaatatagattgtgagcccatatagggatcacaatgtacattttttttttcctatcagtatgtctttgtagaatgggaggaaatccacacaaacacagggacagcatacaaactccttgcagatgatgttcctggcgggattcgaacccaggacttcagcgctgcaagctGTAAACACAGCCTTAAACCACTCCATGTCTCCCCAGGCAATGTCCATAGAATGCAATGGAAATCAAGCCAACAAGTCAGGAGCCAGTGGTAACTTCTAAGCACTCTGACTCCAGACTTAAAGGATCCGTCCAGATCTATTCCAGAATAATATCAGTCCATGACCCCCTATATGATAAATCCTCCTATATATACTCACGTGATAAAACATAGCGCACGCAGAAGTCTCCTGCCCAGTGCGACACTCAGGAACAGCGTCTGTGTTCACTGTCCGAACAACAAAGCTTGTTCAAACTAGGTGGTTCCAGGGCGGAACTTCCGCTGTGTACGTCACACCAGGGCGGAAGTGACGTAGCGGCGGCGGTGTGTAACCGCTCCGGCCCTACAGCAGTGCTCGGCGGACCGTGCGAAGATTGTAACAGAAGAGAAAGCGCGTAGTACACGCGGACACTCTATGACGACAAGTTCAGACTTTATAAACGGCCACACAAGGGATCatgtcagtgattggctgagaacCTTTTCAATCACGTGTGTCGCCGACCAATCAGCGTAGCGAGGTCAGGTCAGTCTACCTCCAATCAAATTGCGGGAGAGGCGGGTTTTTACAAGGTTTGCTTTGTGCAGGTGAGAGACAGACCCAGATCACATGACCCACAATTAAATACTGTATTATCGGTAATCGTTAGGAAAGGTCTGAGCTGGAGGAAAGGGAAAACCTAAGGCACAATAGACCCAGGACATGTATGACGTCAGGCTGTAGTGGACAAGGTGTAAGGACTGCATACACAATACAATAGGACTGCAAGGGCAATGCTTCTAGTACATACATGTTATTAGCATGGCTCAGGTCATGTAGGGGATAGATAAGGTAATATCCGCACGTACTAATAACATTGTTAGATATTCTGCTCATTGCTTTATGTCATATGTATTTGTAGGCGCTCCGGGGCCACCAGGAGGATGCCGCTGATTCCAGAGCCCCAGCTCGCCACGTCGGGGTGCTCGCTGCGAGAAACAAGGGAAGAGTTCTAAGCAGATCTTAACCTTGGGCTTTATCTATTGGATATTTTGCTGGTAAGTTGCACACGTGTGATCGCACTCTGACCAACACCAGTATTACTATAGAGCACCGCTAACCAAACAACGGGTCACGACACGGGCGCAATGTTTGGGCTGTTAGCTAGTTCAGGTCTAATCCGTCATCAGCCATATCTAGAGCACCTCACAGCTCAGGATTGGGCAGGGGAGTTGGGgaacatatatacagtgtgtgcgtGTTTGAGCAGACTTAGGAACATAGTGGAAggataaggttatgttcacacagcagaatttgacgctgaatttgagaTACATTCTGCCCTGATTTCAGCTGCAAAATAAGGGTCCATGTTCCATCTTGTTACAAATTCTAATTCAACCAAGGAATATGACATATGCCACTGGTTAGGCTCTGAGTCAAAATCAGTGCTGGAAATCTTTGGCTTACCATCATGGGAGGCCGGAAGGGGGACATGGAACAGGAATTTGACaagatgtccacctcaaatttCTCTATATTCTTTTCTGTGAACAGACTTGAAGGGGCAGGAGGACGGATAGGTGGGCTGGTGGGTGGCTGTACAGGACTTACCTACAGTTGGAAGAAAAGGTTTGCGGGCAGCTGCAGAGTTTTAAAAACAATAAATCTGGGCAGGTGAGCAGTGTATACATGACCACAAGAGTCAATAGATGTCCAATTATATCATGTTCCCCACTATAGGGGCCTCTGCGAAATGTGTTCCATAATAATGGAGCTTCCTATGAACTGAACTACATTTCCCAGAGGATGCCTGGTCCTTCATGCATGAGAACAGCTGTTATGACTTATGGCAGTGCAGGCAGCAGGACTCTCAAGGGTGATGGGCACAATACAGTGGTGAAAAGTAGAGTAAGAGGCAGAATGCAGTGGAATACATATAAGAGCTTTTCTTTTTCAAATGAGGCAAAGTATGATAGTGGGGGGTCCCAAACAAAATTCTAGTTCAAAAGTGGGTTACATCTTTAGTAAAGAGGTGGTCCAGGTAAaaatgcacaacccctttaacttttaaatcaatcGCGGCAttggaaaaattttaaaaaattcatactcccctgtccccgatgctccggtgttcTTGCAGCGCGTTTCGGTCCTTTTGCTGAAcgggtctcttccggagttccgatgattggcctcagtggaactccggaagagaccAGGAAGATACCGCAGGAGCAGAAGAATTGGGAcacgctgggaggacactggagcat from Leptodactylus fuscus isolate aLepFus1 chromosome 7, aLepFus1.hap2, whole genome shotgun sequence carries:
- the POLR2G gene encoding DNA-directed RNA polymerase II subunit RPB7, with the translated sequence MFYHISLEHEILLHPRYFGPNLLNTVKQKLFTEVEGTCTGKYGFVIAVTTIDNIGAGVIQPGRGFVLYPVKYKAIVFRPFKGEVVDAVVTQVNKVGLFTEIGPMSCFISRHSIPSEMEFDPNSNPPCYKTVDEDVVIQQDDEIRLKIVGTRVDKNDIFAIGSLMDDYLGLVS